TCACGGATCAGTCGCCCTTCGATTCGGGCGTCGCGGGTCGCCTTCGCTTGCGATTCTTCATTGGCCGCCGCCAAGCCGCCGGAACGAACCCACTCGAGAATGCACGAGAGCTTCTCGGCATCGAACCAGATACCGTGCCGATTGCAGACATCGACGATCACACGGCTGCGATGGCCAAAGTTCTGCCGGATCATCAGCGCGTGACAAACCGGACAGGGAATATAGGCGTGCTGCGGATGCGTCTCGGCGCCCACTGCCGCGCAATGTTCGGAGACCGGCGGCGGATCGCGATGGTCGGCGTTCTGTCCCTCTTGACTCGCCTGCCGAATGAGCTGCCGGAACGTTTCGGTCCCTACCCAAATTCCAGCGCAAGCTTGACACTCCAGGACTAAACCTCCGCCGATAGCGCGGCTGTTCAAGCGGTGGCCTTCTCCACATACCGGGCAAATCAGAGCAGTCTCTTCGATACTCAGCGGCTCGGCCGCCAATGGGTTGCCGCAATGGTCGCAGAACTTCGCCCGATCGCTGATGCGAGCCAAGCAGTGGGGGCAGATCGTGTCGAGGTCCTGCTCGCGCAGCGTGAAATCGGCGCCGCAAAAGCTGCACTGCGAATTCCCCTCGTGCCGCGGCGCCCCGCAAGAGGCGCAGCGCACCACCGTCGCATCGTGTCCTTGCGGCTGCGCGATCGTGACGACCTGGCCGCACCGGCAGCGAAACCGCCCGCCGGCCGGTCGGCCGGAGGCGTCATATTGGCGGTGGCAGGCAGGGCAGGCGATGAGGAGACGCATGGGAGGGGAGGCCGGAGGTCGGATTGTTGGAGTTCAGCCTTCAGGCTGTCGTCCGCAAGCTAAAGCCCGTACTCCAGCAATTGGTCGGTCGCCGGAGATCGTTCGTTGGCCGGTTCGCTCGCGAACCGAGGATCGCGCTGGCCGGAATAGACCGCTACATGGACGGTCCGACGGGGTTTCATTTCCGTCAGTGTACGCCTGCCGACCGAGGCTGTCGAGAAATCGGC
This genomic stretch from Pirellulales bacterium harbors:
- a CDS encoding zinc ribbon domain-containing protein, producing the protein MRLLIACPACHRQYDASGRPAGGRFRCRCGQVVTIAQPQGHDATVVRCASCGAPRHEGNSQCSFCGADFTLREQDLDTICPHCLARISDRAKFCDHCGNPLAAEPLSIEETALICPVCGEGHRLNSRAIGGGLVLECQACAGIWVGTETFRQLIRQASQEGQNADHRDPPPVSEHCAAVGAETHPQHAYIPCPVCHALMIRQNFGHRSRVIVDVCNRHGIWFDAEKLSCILEWVRSGGLAAANEESQAKATRDARIEGRLIR